A single genomic interval of Ignavibacteriota bacterium harbors:
- a CDS encoding serine hydrolase yields MKRLFIFFLFPIILFGQEQVDLHNLIKKEITNFGGRVGIAAKNISTNETIVIDGDSLFPTASIIKLPVLVELFYQFHEGKLSPDSPIPLLDSVKKPGSGILPFLHSGQTLKLIDIATLMIIVSDNTGTNYVIDQFGTEHDEKLNAVNKRMESLGLQNTKLQNKLYSFATKKKTPEAKRFGIGYTTPNDMMLLLEKIVNGEIVDSASSDQIISIMRGQQYIDMAPRYLPFTEDTTLWVANKTGSLDEVKNDVGIVSSSEGTYVYAIFCDNSPDLGEQVDNKATITVAKISKLLYDHFLNRQ; encoded by the coding sequence ATGAAACGATTATTTATTTTCTTCCTTTTTCCAATCATACTCTTTGGTCAGGAACAAGTTGACCTTCACAACCTCATCAAAAAGGAAATAACTAATTTCGGCGGACGAGTCGGAATCGCGGCAAAAAATATTTCAACAAATGAAACAATCGTCATTGACGGTGACTCCCTCTTCCCCACTGCAAGCATCATAAAACTTCCTGTGCTTGTGGAATTGTTTTATCAATTTCACGAAGGAAAACTCTCGCCGGATTCACCAATTCCCCTGCTTGATTCGGTAAAGAAACCCGGTTCGGGAATCCTCCCATTTCTCCACAGCGGACAAACTCTGAAATTGATTGACATTGCAACACTCATGATCATTGTCAGCGATAACACAGGAACGAATTATGTGATTGACCAATTCGGGACCGAACATGATGAAAAGTTAAACGCGGTAAACAAGAGGATGGAATCACTTGGATTACAGAATACAAAACTTCAAAACAAATTGTATTCGTTTGCAACCAAGAAAAAAACACCTGAAGCAAAACGATTCGGCATTGGATACACAACTCCGAACGATATGATGTTGCTCTTAGAAAAAATCGTGAATGGAGAAATTGTTGACAGTGCTTCTTCCGACCAAATCATCTCGATAATGCGCGGGCAACAATACATTGATATGGCTCCACGCTATCTTCCGTTCACAGAAGACACAACATTGTGGGTAGCAAATAAAACAGGTTCCCTCGATGAAGTGAAAAACGATGTCGGCATCGTCTCTTCCTCAGAAGGAACCTACGTGTATGCTATCTTCTGTGATAACTCACCTGACCTCGGTGAGCAAGTTGACAACAAAGCAACTATTACAGTTGCCAAAATTTCTAAATTACTTTACGACCATTTCCTCAATCGCCAATGA
- a CDS encoding DUF2442 domain-containing protein, producing MMHPLYKILDFKIIDSYTLQIFFDDNNTQVINFLPVLEGEMYGPLKNLILFNQVSLDKEVLNLVWPNGADFDTATLHDWDQNKNEILSRVSKNIAVTV from the coding sequence ATGATGCATCCTCTTTACAAAATACTCGATTTCAAAATTATTGATTCATACACATTGCAAATATTCTTTGATGACAATAATACACAAGTAATAAATTTTCTTCCTGTCCTTGAAGGAGAAATGTATGGCCCCTTAAAAAATCTCATACTGTTTAATCAAGTATCATTAGACAAAGAAGTATTGAATCTTGTATGGCCCAACGGTGCAGATTTTGACACTGCGACTCTACACGATTGGGACCAAAATAAAAACGAGATTCTCAGTAGAGTCTCAAAGAATATTGCTGTTACAGTTTAA
- a CDS encoding DUF4160 domain-containing protein has product MPELSRFYGIIIRMYMETGAPHKTPHFHAYHQNDVAVFSIDPIEIIAGQLPIKQRRIVEAWAELHQSELIIDWDKLQTGNPPEPITPLR; this is encoded by the coding sequence ATGCCTGAGTTAAGTAGATTTTATGGAATAATTATTAGGATGTACATGGAAACAGGTGCCCCTCATAAGACTCCGCATTTTCATGCTTATCATCAAAACGATGTAGCAGTCTTTAGTATTGATCCCATAGAAATAATTGCAGGTCAACTTCCAATCAAACAACGAAGGATTGTTGAGGCTTGGGCTGAATTACATCAATCTGAACTCATTATTGATTGGGATAAACTTCAAACTGGGAATCCACCAGAACCCATTACACCTCTCCGTTAA
- a CDS encoding succinate dehydrogenase/fumarate reductase iron-sulfur subunit has protein sequence MNITLDVWRQADQKSAGQFVKYNATNISPDMSFLEMLDAVNTMLVKRGEEPIAFDHDCREGICGSCGMVINGRPHGTERGVATCQLYMRHFKEGDTITLEPWRAKAFPVLKDLIVDRTALDRIIQAGGYVSVDTGGVPDANCIPIPKVIAEEAMDAAACIGCGACVAACKNSSAMLFVSAKVSQLALLPQGHAERKQRVENMIAQMDAEGFGGCTNTLACEAECPKKISVTHIARLNREYLMAKIS, from the coding sequence ATGAACATAACACTGGATGTCTGGCGACAAGCCGACCAAAAATCTGCAGGACAATTTGTAAAGTATAACGCAACGAATATCTCGCCCGATATGTCGTTCCTTGAAATGCTTGATGCGGTGAATACAATGCTCGTGAAGCGCGGGGAAGAACCGATTGCATTCGACCATGATTGCCGCGAAGGAATTTGCGGAAGTTGCGGCATGGTTATCAACGGACGACCGCATGGAACAGAACGGGGCGTTGCTACGTGTCAATTATACATGCGGCATTTCAAGGAGGGCGATACGATTACACTGGAACCGTGGCGTGCAAAAGCATTTCCTGTTTTAAAAGATTTGATTGTTGACCGCACAGCACTTGACCGGATAATTCAGGCGGGCGGTTACGTTTCGGTAGATACCGGTGGTGTTCCTGATGCGAATTGCATTCCGATTCCGAAAGTCATTGCAGAAGAGGCAATGGATGCGGCGGCATGTATCGGTTGCGGCGCGTGCGTTGCGGCGTGTAAAAATTCTTCAGCAATGTTGTTTGTCTCTGCAAAAGTTTCCCAACTCGCGCTCTTACCGCAAGGTCACGCTGAGCGAAAACAACGAGTCGAAAATATGATTGCACAAATGGATGCCGAAGGATTCGGCGGTTGTACAAATACGCTCGCCTGTGAAGCAGAGTGTCCCAAGAAGATTTCAGTGACACACATTGCGAGATTGAACCGGGAGTATTTGATGGCAAAAATATCTTAA
- a CDS encoding fumarate reductase/succinate dehydrogenase flavoprotein subunit: MELNSKIPEGPVEKKWDNHRFNMKLVNPANKRKYHIIVVGTGLAGSSAAASLAELGYNVTAMSYHESPRRAHSIAAQGGINAPKNYKNDGDSIWRLFYDTVKGGDFRAREANVYRLAQVSNSIIDQCVAQGVPFAREYGGLLDNRSFGGAQVSRTFYARGQTGQQLLLGAYSALERQIGKGQVKFLDRREMLDLVVIDGQARGVITRNLRDGSIESHVADAVILGTGGYGNVFYLSTNAKACNGTAVWRAHKRGAMFGNPCYTQIHPTCIPVASDTQSKLTLMSESLRNDGRIWVPKKVGDKRNAKDIPEDERDYYLERRYPSFGNLVPRDVASRNAKAVCDEGRGVGETGLAVYLDFADAIKRNGKAWVEEKYGNLFDMYHEITNENAYETPMRIYPAVHYTMGGLWVDYNLMSTIPGLYVLGEANFSDHGANRLGASALMQGLADGYFVIPYTIGDYLASSKFPKVGTDHAAFKDAQRGVETMTEKLISTKGTKTVDEFHKELGKIMWDYCGMGRNEAGLKKALELIPKLREEFWKNVRVPGSSKSINPELEKAGRVADFMELAELMCQDALHREESCGGHFREEYQTEEGEAKRNDEKFSYVAAWEFKGVGQSETLHKEPLTFENVKQAQRSYK, translated from the coding sequence ATCGCTTGCTGAACTTGGCTACAATGTTACCGCGATGAGTTATCACGAGTCGCCGCGGCGTGCGCACAGCATCGCGGCACAGGGCGGCATCAACGCTCCGAAAAATTACAAGAACGACGGCGATAGCATCTGGCGATTATTTTATGACACAGTGAAAGGCGGAGATTTCCGCGCTCGTGAAGCAAACGTCTATCGTCTCGCGCAAGTCAGCAACAGCATCATTGACCAATGTGTAGCGCAAGGAGTTCCGTTCGCACGTGAGTACGGCGGCTTACTCGATAATCGTTCGTTCGGCGGCGCGCAGGTTTCGCGAACGTTTTATGCACGTGGTCAGACGGGGCAACAACTGTTACTCGGCGCATACTCCGCGCTTGAACGACAAATCGGTAAAGGACAAGTAAAATTCCTTGACCGCCGCGAAATGCTCGACCTTGTCGTGATTGACGGACAAGCACGCGGAGTCATCACGCGCAATCTTCGTGACGGTTCAATTGAATCACACGTTGCTGATGCGGTCATTCTTGGAACCGGGGGATATGGAAATGTTTTCTATCTTTCCACTAATGCAAAAGCATGTAATGGAACGGCGGTTTGGCGTGCACATAAACGCGGGGCGATGTTCGGAAATCCATGCTACACGCAAATTCATCCGACGTGCATTCCCGTTGCAAGCGATACTCAATCCAAATTGACATTGATGAGCGAAAGTCTTCGCAACGACGGACGCATTTGGGTTCCGAAGAAAGTCGGAGACAAACGGAACGCGAAAGATATTCCCGAAGATGAACGGGATTATTATCTCGAACGAAGATATCCTTCGTTCGGAAATCTTGTGCCGCGTGATGTTGCTTCACGCAATGCAAAAGCTGTATGCGATGAAGGTCGCGGCGTCGGCGAAACCGGGTTGGCTGTCTATCTTGATTTCGCCGATGCAATCAAGCGAAACGGCAAGGCATGGGTTGAAGAAAAATACGGAAACCTGTTCGACATGTATCATGAAATTACGAACGAGAACGCGTACGAAACTCCGATGCGTATCTATCCTGCCGTTCACTACACAATGGGCGGGCTTTGGGTTGATTACAATTTGATGAGTACGATTCCCGGTTTGTACGTTCTCGGTGAAGCAAATTTCTCCGACCACGGCGCAAACCGACTCGGCGCAAGCGCGCTCATGCAAGGTCTTGCCGATGGTTACTTTGTCATTCCTTATACGATTGGTGATTATCTTGCATCATCCAAGTTTCCGAAAGTCGGAACAGACCATGCGGCGTTCAAAGATGCACAACGCGGCGTAGAGACGATGACGGAAAAATTGATTTCAACGAAAGGAACGAAAACGGTAGATGAATTCCACAAGGAACTTGGAAAGATTATGTGGGATTACTGCGGCATGGGTCGCAACGAAGCCGGTTTGAAAAAAGCGCTTGAGTTGATTCCAAAACTCCGCGAGGAATTCTGGAAAAATGTCCGTGTTCCCGGAAGCAGCAAGAGCATCAATCCCGAACTCGAAAAAGCCGGGCGCGTTGCCGACTTCATGGAACTCGCCGAGTTGATGTGTCAGGATGCATTGCATCGTGAAGAATCGTGCGGCGGACACTTCCGTGAAGAATATCAGACAGAAGAAGGCGAAGCCAAACGGAACGACGAAAAGTTTTCCTATGTCGCCGCGTGGGAATTCAAAGGCGTCGGACAATCTGAAACGTTACACAAGGAACCGTTGACGTTCGAGAATGTGAAGCAAGCACAGCGTTCGTATAAGTGA